The Alkalihalobacillus sp. LMS6 genomic interval TATTATTTCGGCTTCGTACGAACAAGCGGTTCTTTTGAAGGAAGAAGCTCGTCAGTACCTTGTTCATATGGAGAAAAATGATAAGATCTTAGCCTATTATTCACTTGTAGAATTTAGACACAACATGTTTGTTGACGAATTTAATAAGAAGCATGAATTAGGTGATACGTTTCATTTCGTGGAAACAGAAGTTGATCGCTATCTTAAGTACTTGTACTATTTTGTTAGCGGTCAATACGAGTACACACAGGAGCGTTATCGTTCAGCGATTAAGTTGTTCCGAAAAGCAGAGCGGTTGCTTGAGCACGTTAATGATGACGCTGAGGAATCAGAGTTTTATTTGTACATTGGTCTTGTGTACTACCGTCTTAACCAATATTTGATTGCCAGTTCGTACCTTGAACAAGCGGCAACGATTTTTAACCGTTTAAATTATTACGAACGTGCCTTAAACTGTCGACAAGTGTTAGGCGCCATTCGTTCCGAGCTGCATGAGTTCGAAACAGGGGACGCGATTCTACAAGAAGCTTATAAAGAATCAACATTTCCACGGACATCTGCTCTTATTCTTCGGACCTTAGGCTTAAGTAAATTTAGACAAAAAGACTTTGAAGCAGCGAAACACTTTTTCTACCAAGCGCTTGAATATGAAGAACACCAGAACCATCAAATTGGAATGAAAACAAGGTACAACCTGTCCAATACTTTATTCAAACTTGGTGAGCAAGAAGAAGCACTTACCTTTTTAAAAAAAGCGCAGGCAGAAGCAGAGGACTACAACAATAAAGAATATAAAGCCCGTTGTTTGTTTTTAGACGGACTTTATCTTGCAAAGGACGTTGCGTTAATCGATGAATCTTTAGCGCAATTAACGAGTCACAGCTTACTGTTTGAAGTGTGTGAACTTGCTGAAGAAATGGTTGACCTCGCGGATCAACGAGGCGATGAGTCGACCGCACTAAAGTATTACCGCGTTGCTTACAAAGCGAAAGCAAACCAAAATCGATTAGGAGCTGATCAAGTATGAAAAAACTGATTGCTGCATTTATTATTGTTTTGGCTGTATCCTCAACAAGCCTTGTTTCTCAAGCTGATAATGGGCCAACTATTATGCCGTTGGATAAAACTGAAATAGTCGGTTAACCACTCTTCCCTTACCTTTGTGTAAGGGATTTTTATTGTTTTTTTGCGAGAATAAGGGTCCAGCGATCTTTTTCGACGATGTTTTTTTCACCTTGAATAGTACGATCCAAATAAGCAACAAGTGTCTCCAACTGCTGATCCGACAGGTCGTGAAGCAAGCTTCGCCCTTTGCGCAATCGGATGTTGTCCAGAAACTGTTGCTTCGTTTCATGTTCCGCTCTTGTCTCCCAAAGATGCCACGTTTTTTCAATTTGAAACCCCGCCCCTTGAAGCGCTGAGTGAATGCCCTTAACCGGATGACGCCGTCTCGTTTCGATTTCTTTTAAGTGTGGATAACAATAAAAGAAATACCCACGAAGATGCTCAGCGCTTCCGGGTAAAAAGCAATCCTCTGGCGTACGCGTTTGAATGAGGTATAGGCCGTCTCGCTTAAGCACACGGTTCCCTTCTTCAAAAGCAGGTGCAAGGTCTTCCAAGTGGTGGATGAGCGCTCGAGCGAACACCATATCCGCTGCATCACTGCTCAAATTCATCTCCGTTGCCGATCCCACTTGATATGTGACCGCCTTGCTGGAAAGCGCTTCTTCCTCTGCTGTTTGAATCATCGTTTTTGAACTGTCTACTCCTGTTACATTCGAAACACCCATTTCAGCAAGTACTCTTGAGTAAATGCCACCGCCACAACCAAGATCGACTACATGCTGAGGTGCATACGCCTCTAAAATCGTGTTCATTTCTTCCAGCCATGACGAATCCACTTCCCTATTTGTATAGCTAAAGCGATTTTGTTCATGATGAAAATCAATGGCCATTGTCCATTCCTCCCTTTCCTGTCTTACCTTTATTATAAAGCGACAGCAACATGCTGGATAATACGGAAACTGAATCGTTGACGATTTGTTTTTCCGATCACAAAAAGGACTTCTTGCGTGTCAAGAAATCCCTTTCTCTTTATATTAACGTGACCATTGCCTTTTCAATGGAAGAATACACTTTGACGTCTTTAAACTGAACCCCTAACTTAATGGATGTCCGCGCAATCTCTGGCCGCACGCCAGATAAAAATACCTGCATGCCTATTAAACGAAGTCCACTAATAAGCGAGTAAAGTTGGTCTGCGACACGCTTGTCTATTTCAGAAACGCCAGATATATCAATTAATAATGTTCGCACTTGTAGATCCGAACACTTTTCTAACGTCTGAGTGAAAATAATCATTGCCCGGTCATAATCGAGTTCACCGACTAATGGCAGAAGAGCAATCCCTTCCCGCACTTTCATAATCGGCGCACTTAACAATGCAATCATCTCTTGTCTAGAACGCAACTGTTCAGCTGTATGAGATAAATAATTTTCCGTAAAGGTCACCATGATTCGTTTTAATGCTAACGCTAATTGTTTGTGCCAACTGTTAAATTCCGCTAACGTTACAGCTTCGGCGTGGTGGAGCGCATACTCTTCTAGAAGCTCAATATATTGTTCTTTAACATTTAAAAACTCTTCAATCATGTCTGGCAGTGGCGTCTTCAAATGCGCTTGATCTTCTGCCATCGTTTGAATCCAGCTTTTAAATGTCTCTTCTACGTCCGGCTGATCTTCTCTAAACAACTCGCAAAACAAAAGGTGAAAATCATGATTTTGGTTTTTCAATAGCGTCACAGCATCTTCGTCGGTTGTGCCGTACACACCTTCTCGGTCTTTATTTAAATTCTCGTACCAACGTTCTGTTAACGCCCATGTACGTGATTTCATAAACGCATAGACGGAATACGTCTTTTCCATTCTAGACCTCCTACTTTATGCTTTCATAAAGAGAATCAACATGACAAACAATTTTTCTGCTTGCAAAGTCATTAATGATGTTTACTTTCAATAGACCAACTTCATTAAAATCATGATCCAATAATACAAATTGGCGATACTCTTCGGAAATACAGCGGTTTTGAATGATTAAGGGCAAGTATTGCTGTATGTGCGTACACATCTGTGTATGCATATCTTCTTCCGATGTTCGATCCTCATTAAATGTAAATTGGAAGGTATATTTATGTTTGAAGGGTGTTGGGCAATCCATTTGAAAATGTGTATATGTGAGCATAATCACCTTTCTTTCTTTAATCATTCTTAATCCATCTTACCTTACTTGTGACTTTATGACTATTCATACGCTGTTAAAATTCTTTCCTAATACTGGAGGGTGACTAAGAATGCACCACCTATCGCTCTGAACGAAAAAAAATCACGTGGTATCTTCCCCCATGTGATTTTATTCCTACGTTATTCGCCTCGTTTACGACGTTCAGATATTTGTTCTGCACCGAGTCCATAGTTATCCATATCAATTTCATCGATTACGACAACGGTAGAAGCAGGATTTTTGTTCAACGTATCCTGAAGCAATCTTGTCACCCCGTTAATTAACGTCGCCTTCTGATCTTTCGTTAAACCACCCTGTTCTTTCGTTACTTTAATATTGACGTACGGCATGTTGCTGACCCCTTTTCATATAAGATAAACACAAGAACACCAATGCTAGCGCTACAGCTCCTGCCGAAACAACAAATGCAACTGTTTCGCCATGTATCATAAGCAGCATGCCCGCAACAACAGGCCCTAACAGTTGACCAATCGCATAAGCCGCTGTCAGTTGACTCACAACCGGTTTCATAGTTTGCTGTTCTTTCGCAAGCGCTATTGTTAAAACCGTAATTCCCATAAACGTTGCACCAAACCCGAATGCAGAGAGAAAAACAAGCAAGGCATTCGTCGATCCAGTTGGAAGAATGAGACTCACAACTTGAATCAGATAGGCAAGAATTAGTGCAGTTTCCTTTTTAAGCACTCGACCCAACCAAGCCCAAAAAAAGCAAGATGGCATGGCGCCCATCCCTACAATTGCCCAAATCCATACAACATCAAACGAAAAAGATGCAACAGTCGCCAGAACACTCGTGATAAACGTCGCATAAATAATGTAGCCAAACCCTTCAAGGAAATAAGAGATGAGCAATACGTTTATTGATAGTAGTGGCTGTTTTTTTCCAACGCTTATTGTTCGCGTCGGAAGTGAAGTCGGCGTTACGTGCTTCGTTGATTGATAAATACCAACGATTAAACCAATGCTTACGACTCCTAAGAAAACCCAACCCATTTGCCACGTAGTTAACGGTAATATAAGGGGAAGCACGATCCCTGTAAAAAGAATGCCGAACCCAACGCCGCTGTATAACAAACCGACACCTTTTGCGCCGCCATCCTCTGCCAAACGTCGGATGATCCATTCGGACATAAAAACAAACACAAAACCGCTAGCAACGCCTGAAAGCAAACGCAATGCCGACCATATCAACATGGATTCTGTCACGCCCATACTATACGTAGTCATTGCGCTGACGAATAAGAAAATATAAAACCATCTTACGCGGAACGTTGCACGTCCTGCTAAAAGCGCTCCTAAAAAGTATCCAATATAATTCCAAGTTGCCAGAAGCCCTGATGAGAACGAAGAAAGACCTGTCGCTTCCTCCATATACGGTAACAAAGGTGTGTAGGCAAAACGACCAATCCCCATCACAACAGCCAAACTTAAGAACCCACCAATAATCAAGCGCAGATGCTGCTTATTGTCCATCCCATCCCCACCTTGCAAACGCTCTCTTTCTAGCGTACTATGAAAGGACTATTTATAAAA includes:
- a CDS encoding aspartate phosphatase; this encodes MQETLTPEEVGAKIVEWYSCIISASYEQAVLLKEEARQYLVHMEKNDKILAYYSLVEFRHNMFVDEFNKKHELGDTFHFVETEVDRYLKYLYYFVSGQYEYTQERYRSAIKLFRKAERLLEHVNDDAEESEFYLYIGLVYYRLNQYLIASSYLEQAATIFNRLNYYERALNCRQVLGAIRSELHEFETGDAILQEAYKESTFPRTSALILRTLGLSKFRQKDFEAAKHFFYQALEYEEHQNHQIGMKTRYNLSNTLFKLGEQEEALTFLKKAQAEAEDYNNKEYKARCLFLDGLYLAKDVALIDESLAQLTSHSLLFEVCELAEEMVDLADQRGDESTALKYYRVAYKAKANQNRLGADQV
- a CDS encoding class I SAM-dependent methyltransferase, with translation MAIDFHHEQNRFSYTNREVDSSWLEEMNTILEAYAPQHVVDLGCGGGIYSRVLAEMGVSNVTGVDSSKTMIQTAEEEALSSKAVTYQVGSATEMNLSSDAADMVFARALIHHLEDLAPAFEEGNRVLKRDGLYLIQTRTPEDCFLPGSAEHLRGYFFYCYPHLKEIETRRRHPVKGIHSALQGAGFQIEKTWHLWETRAEHETKQQFLDNIRLRKGRSLLHDLSDQQLETLVAYLDRTIQGEKNIVEKDRWTLILAKKQ
- a CDS encoding STAS domain-containing protein, which produces MEKTYSVYAFMKSRTWALTERWYENLNKDREGVYGTTDEDAVTLLKNQNHDFHLLFCELFREDQPDVEETFKSWIQTMAEDQAHLKTPLPDMIEEFLNVKEQYIELLEEYALHHAEAVTLAEFNSWHKQLALALKRIMVTFTENYLSHTAEQLRSRQEMIALLSAPIMKVREGIALLPLVGELDYDRAMIIFTQTLEKCSDLQVRTLLIDISGVSEIDKRVADQLYSLISGLRLIGMQVFLSGVRPEIARTSIKLGVQFKDVKVYSSIEKAMVTLI
- a CDS encoding 4-oxalocrotonate tautomerase family protein; the encoded protein is MPYVNIKVTKEQGGLTKDQKATLINGVTRLLQDTLNKNPASTVVVIDEIDMDNYGLGAEQISERRKRGE
- a CDS encoding YbfB/YjiJ family MFS transporter, encoding MDNKQHLRLIIGGFLSLAVVMGIGRFAYTPLLPYMEEATGLSSFSSGLLATWNYIGYFLGALLAGRATFRVRWFYIFLFVSAMTTYSMGVTESMLIWSALRLLSGVASGFVFVFMSEWIIRRLAEDGGAKGVGLLYSGVGFGILFTGIVLPLILPLTTWQMGWVFLGVVSIGLIVGIYQSTKHVTPTSLPTRTISVGKKQPLLSINVLLISYFLEGFGYIIYATFITSVLATVASFSFDVVWIWAIVGMGAMPSCFFWAWLGRVLKKETALILAYLIQVVSLILPTGSTNALLVFLSAFGFGATFMGITVLTIALAKEQQTMKPVVSQLTAAYAIGQLLGPVVAGMLLMIHGETVAFVVSAGAVALALVFLCLSYMKRGQQHAVRQY